The Cucumis melo cultivar AY chromosome 9, USDA_Cmelo_AY_1.0, whole genome shotgun sequence genome includes the window aatggtgttTGCAACCCAAATGAAAGCCAACTTTAATGATTTGCTTGTTGGGACAAGatacaataaattattaaagagagatataaaaataaaaataaataaacctaCCTCCTGCATCATGTAATTAATAAGGAAGAGGTGCATGTGAGATGGTGCCATTATTTCCTTTTTCCAAATCCCACATTCTCAAAAGCAAAATTCAATCAACCAATGGACCTACCCATTACAACCCATTACCTTTCATCTCTTCACACTTTCTTCTTTCAtaaacacaaaaaagaaaagaaaaaaaaagttagagaccaagaagatcaagaagaagaagaagaagaagaagaagaggagatcAATTAGATATGGAGGATGAGATGAATGATGATAATACTAATTCTCCAAGCTGGAAACTTTATGAAAACCCTTTTTATATTACCCCttctcatcatcatcatcaccgTCATCATCGTCATCAAACTTCTCATAAATCCTCCATTaacaccaacaacaacaaccaaCTTCAATTTTATTGcttgaaattttcttcttcttcttcttcttcttctaattctTGTGATCTATTTCCTACTAAAAGGCGAATGGATTCAGAGCTCGATCTCGCCCGAAGCCAGATCGTAGAGCTCAAGACCCAGCTTCGGTACGAACGCAAGGCTCGTAAAAAGCTCGAGTCTTTGACGAAGAGACTTGCTAAGGAACTTGATGAAGAGAGGAAACAAAGGGAAGCGATGGAAGGACTTTGTCAAGAACTTGCAAGAGAGATTTCTTCTCATGAAGCTCAGATAGATCTGATGAAGAAAGAGATTGAAGATGAGAGAAAGATGCTCaggtttgtttattttttacttcatcaattttaattaagggctttatttatttatttttcttttacatatactttgttttatatttttatatttattgtagCTTTCTTTAGTTGAAGTAACGTAAGTTGAGATAGAAAATCCAACTCTTTTTTTTCACCTTATGGTATAATTATATAGGTATCTTTattttgcttttttcttttctagctTTTCTAGTTGAACTAAAGTTGGAGTTGGAGATGGAGAAACAAACTTTTTCAAACTTTATGATATACTCTTATTagcaaaacaaaatttaacaatatattttgttttgtgATATTATTGGAAATAATTTGAGTTTAATTGTTAAGtttgcatattttttttctaaacatGGTTGAGATACATAAATGAATAAATGTTGAATGTTGATGTGAGAATATTAGCTGATGGGACCATAGATTATAGACAAGATATGAGGTGGTCTAAGCCTAGTATGGGTAGCAGACAAAATAATCTAAATAATTGAAATAGCACTTTTTTTATCAaaagttgaaaaaaatagatataTTTGAAAAACTAAGAATAaaaatcttgattttttttttttagaatttaggAATTTAAGCAAGAGAATGAATTGGCATCTCTTAACAAAACAATCTGAAAGATTTAATcctaaattaaataaatcaccCCTAAAGCCAAAACATAAttattgttgttaattaatCATTTGTTGGTCTAAACAAAACTTCTGTTATATTCTACTACAATGTTAAATCACTATTGAATTTAACAAAACTTAAGCAaataataattatcaaataaacaaatttaactgcattttgattttattttagttaaaaattgtttttggtCTCTCTTGTATGAGAATAACGATTTAGCACCTTAAAATTTGTAATAACTTTGTTTACAAACTTTGAGtagtaataatttagtttttatatttaaaaaattttaatatttaaattgtcGTTAAAATTAAGTgtcaatttttattaaataacaatttcttatttataatttctaaaaaaaaaaattgttctttaattagttttatttattacatgtataaaaaaatcattaatttcCTAAAAGATCGTTATACAAACTAAATAATTAGAAGGTAAGGTGTGATAGTTAAATCCTATTCTAATATCATATTAAACTAtagtaaattttgaaatatcttgaaataaaaaataattaatcttTAACTTATATCGAAGGAATTTTGAAGGAGATGTTCGGAGCTGAATTGAGTTAGTAAGAGTTAACTAGTTTGAAGTAGTGAAAACTGATTcttgattttcttttcaaaatgatAATGAAGGTTGGCTGAGGTTTTACGAGAAGAGAGAGTTCAAATGAAGCTTGCAGAAGTAAAAATTGTCTTCGAACATATGCTTTCAGAGATTGAATCAGGAACAACCACCAACAATAACACCACCACCACCGCCATTTTTTCCGACTTTTCTACCAAACTAAAACACACGGTTGCCGACAATAACCCGTCTGCGAATTCAGACAACAACAATGCCGATGGCGATGATGACGACGAATCTTCCCTAAGAGAATCAATGAGATCGGACGCTATCGCGTGCAGAAACATGGGGGTCCGAAGAAGTATCTCGCCGGAGATGGAAAATAATAATCCTCACATTGTAAGAGGAATTAAAGGGTTTGTGGAATTCCGGCGAGTGGTTCGAACAAAAGGGTCTAAATTAAGTAGAGATTCAGAGGCGAAATTGGAGTGTCAAAAAGCTCAGCTTAAAGTTCTTCTCAAACAAAAACATACTCTCAGATCCGACAACCTCATTATTACCTAATTTATTTCatatcttctctttttcttttctatccaTATTGAAGTAATTGGTTGATTTTTTGtcttcatatttttatttttgggaAAAGTTATATGAactgattaattttttttttctttcttggcTTGGGTTTGAATTTTGTGGAAGATATTTTTGTGaatagagttttttttttttttcatttgaaagTGATAGTTGGATTAGATGTAAAAGTTTTTGAGGAATTGGTTCAATGATAATTATAAAAGTAATACATGTTTGTGTATTTCAAATTTATCCCATCATCTTCTAAAACCTAAAATCTTTTTACTTCTTACTTACATCATCTTCGAAGCAATCTTACGAACTAACCCACATTTTTTTCTCGCTTCCTCCGTtactttttcttctccttttctttcttttttttcttcttctttcttctctctctccttctgcattttcttcttcttttatccttcgttctttctttttcttcgttTCTAGTGAGTGAGATCATGCTAGAGCACTTCGATTCATTTTCATCTCTTTTGCTTTTCGTTCTGGTGCTCAAATCCAACAATATTGCAGAACTAGAGATGGACACTGAAGAGCGAGACAGAATGGAGCCATTTGTGAAAGAATGAAGAGTGGAAAGGGAGACAACCAAAGAGTGAGAAAACGAGAGAGTGAAGAGCGAGATTGGCCATTCCACTTGTTTATAACGTTGTTTATTAGTAATTTCGCACGGTATTAACGTTAGTGGTagaaaaaagagtgaaaaatcCCATTTTTCCTCTCAGTTTGAGTCAtccatgcaaaaaaaaaatggtttaaaagTCCGTTTTCTAAACTCTTCACAAAATAAAGGTTAGGCTGAAGATGTGTCAAAGTCCAAGTCCAACTCTTGAGAAAGCTAACCCCTTCATGTTCTTGAAATTTTAGGTTAATAGATAAAAGTACAAATTTGATATATTGtctatttgatttttgaaagtttaaaaaatacattttagCTTCGAAAAAATGTTTTGAAATTGAACCTAAAATCATTCGATCACCGCTAGTTGATTAATAAAAATTTGACGCAACAATagttaataatatatatatatatctctgtcaaagaaataaatgaaacatatatatttgttatCTAACTCATCAATTTAAACAAACCTCAATCAATCTCACGGACTTCTTCATAAACTTTCATTCTAATTCAAAATTGGaacaaatagaaagaaaagaaaaagcagTAGAAGtacttaaatttttaaaaataagaaataaaatattcttgtttttctcgaaaatagtaataatatatATGATGCATGAGTAGGACCTATCTCTATGTATCATTATCACTCCTGTTAAAAATAATTGAAGcattatgaaaaagaaataaaaagaatgtGTGATGAATTACGATCGAACAATTtaatagaatgaaaaaaaaaagttaccaaaaaaatatatatctaaatatttttctaaataaaatacCGATGAAATAGacatataaataaatttgtGGGCTATCTCTCAACCTTCTTCTAAAAGACTTCCTCACATGATCCACTACAATATATTAAAAGCAACCCTACCTCTTTCCCAATGTATACGTCAAgttatattaaaatttgaacTATATGATATTTATTCttagtttttatattattaaGACTGAATTGTAAAACTATATGTATAGACTAAATTAGAAAGAAATCAactataataaataaataaatttaagaaaCTTAAGATGACCGAACTATAACCTTTCTAATTTAATCTAAAGTCTCTAAAGATaataatcaaacaaaataaaatctaatgTAACATCTATGGCCGACCAAGACCTCGGAATACctaataaaatgtatatataaattataagttAGGGATATAATTTTAAACATATCACAACAGGATTTTGACTTTATTGATTTTAATTAAAGGAAACAAGCAATTCTATGAGAATAGAATTTTGGATTTGTTACAAAATGAATGTGAAACTATTTGAGATTGAAATAAATTGGAGAGTATAGTTTGAGGGAAGGCAATGGCTCTTTTTGAAAGTTGTAAGGTTGTTTCTAAGAGAGTATAGTAAAAGTTAGAAATTCGAATTGTTAAAAGCAATTATGAAAATACCACTCTTCATTCGATGCAAATGCTACCCCTTTTTGAATTCAATTTTAGCGCCTAAAGTcttcactctctctctctctcaccaAAATCAAATCCTTTCATTCAAAAATTGAATCCAAAATCCAAACCCATTTTCACTTTCCTCTCTTCTTTAATTCCTTCCTTCTTCCACTTTAAAATTGATTCACTTCCATTACTCATCTGATCTTTCTCAAAATGGGTTGTGCTTCTTCTCATCTTCTCAATCACGACGATGATTTCCCCCAACTTGGTTCCGCTGCTCTCACCCATCACTTCGTTTCCCTCACTTCCACCACTTATGGCCTTCTTAACCTCGACCCGCCTTCCGCCGCTGCCCCACCTCCCCTCCCTATCCCCGTCAAGTCCCTTCGCTCCGACCCTGAGGTTATCAATTCTTGGGAGCTCATGGATGGCCTTGATGCTGATAGCTTtcgtttctctcttctctctcaaTCCAAACAATTTGCTCTCAAGAATGATATTGATTCCAATAAGGAGAATTCCAACCCCAATTTGCCCACCCAGATCGTCGAATCATCTGTTCTCCGACCGTCGTCTCGACCcgctgctgctgctgctcccgtcGCGATTCCCTCTCCGGTTAAACATTTGCTTGACAGGTTTGAATGCCTTGAATCTGTCAACTGTCACTACGATTGAATGGCCAAATTCCTGGCTCTCTAATACatataattaacattttttttttttgtcttggACGTAGTTACACACTAAATTCCTATGtaaatttcacttttttttatgtttatgtgTTTGTTTGAAAGGCAATTTCTTAACACTTTTAATGGAAAAAAATGATCTTTATAGAGGTTTGAATGGGGAATTGGGTCACGACTACTGACTATAGAATACTTTGTATCTAATTAGGTATGAGACACTCTGCCCACCAAGCGGGGAGAATCGGGTGGTGGTGTACACGACAACGTTACGAGGGATAAGAAAGACATTCGAGGAGTGCAACGCAGTGAGAGCAGCGATGGAAGGCGCTGGAGTGCAAATCTGCGAGCGAGACGTGTCAATGGATCGCGGGTTCAGAGAAGAGTTAAAGGAATTGATGAAAGGGAGAGGGCAAGAAGCGATGGTACCTCCAAGAGTGTTCATAAGAGGGAAGTACATTGGGGATGGAGAAAAGGTATTGAAAATGGTAGAAGAAGGAGTTTTAGGGGAATTGCTTGAAGGGTTACCCAAAATCAAAGCTGGGTCTGTTTGTGAAGGTTGTGGGAATGCAAGATTTTTGCCATGTTTTCAATGCAATGGGAGCTGTAAATTGGTAATGGGAGTGAAAAAGGAAGGGCATCATAGACATGGCAGGAAAGGTATTGTTGTCAAATGCCCTGATTGTAATGAGAATGGCCTTGTTCTTTGCCCCATTTGCAGCTAATGAGTTTCACATAAGTTCCATACGTTTTCATTATATTATAGAGAATGTTGCAAGGATTCTGCATGCTGACCCTTTTAGGTGATTTGATTTGTGTTGGTTGAATCTGATGCAGAGTTCTTTGTAGTTTTACAATAAAGTTCAAAAGGTCAGTTCTTGGCTGATTTGTAATCAAAGAAATTGGTTTTGTACTGTTtttggttcaatctctctgtctgtcTAATAGCTCAAAGCTTTTGTACTTTGTTGTGATGAACTTTGCTAAGAATTCACTTGAAAGAATATTTACGTAGAGATGTGGAAAATATACGATAAGAGATTGTTATCAATCATATATGTATGATATGCTGATGCTGATGCTGATGCTGATGCTGATGCTTGTTTAAAGACTTCTATCACTATATCAACAATAATTTTCATGTTTGTCATTTCCGACAATTTCCCATAAAGAGTTTGAAATCTCTTAAACCCAAAGCCCAATTGAGAACACATAGCTAAGAGAACTTGGGCCGGTTTTATCATTGGCCCATTAAGGGAATTTATGAGGGTATGGTGTAgctaatttaaaataaacaagtatgtttaataaaataaactccTACATTAATAGTTACTTTAAATACATTCAATTGCTAGATATTAATGTTTTTATTTCCTTAACTTTTAGGGCTTATAACATGTTCAAACATACAATTTCCTTCTTCCACTACCACTGATTTCATTTGAGGTTGGAAGCAAATTGTTGAAACTTTGATCTATTTAATGCTCATTTAAAGTTAAGTTGCGTGATTCATATATACGATGACTTTTTTCATCGATAACTACGTTTTTCAATTGTTTAAATGTCATTAGGGGAGAAGAAACTCTCTATAACAAGATTTAAATTCTATTGATTTTGAGTTAGGAGAGTTGGAATGAATAAATCGAGAAGTGTTGTTCTTCGACTTTGTTGACTATAGTGAGGTGAAAGTAACAAAAACTTCGATGGAAGTTGATCGATTATTGTGAGTAATGTGATTGTGACCATTGATGGAATTGAAGAGGTTGCGCCGAAAGAAGGGGAGTAATGTCATGTGGTCATTTCATTGAAGGATGTTCTCGAATCTATTGCacaataaagaagaagaagaagaagaagaaagagtagATATCGAGAAAATCGATGGCTAGTTTTTAATTGGAGGTAAAAAATctagataattaaaaaaaaaaagaatgagattCCGAAAATTCAATGCTCTTTATGAAACATTGTAAGGTTTATTagattttttattgtttaaacCGATAAATTCAtttgcattttctttttcttttaaatactcttctcttttttttttatctatatattaaatatattttaaaatatttatgaaaatgatTAATCCAAAAATAAAGTGAAGGAAGTAACAATATGAACAAGTCTTGTAGTAACTAAGCTTACTTTTAGAAGACACAATACTAATCATTAAACGACCTTAACAATAAAGTATCTAATAATAGTAATCAATTATTGATAATTAGTCAATTAATTAGCAAAGAAAAGAAGGTTCAAACAATAATTGCCATTTCtcaattgaaaaagaaaaaaaaaaaaaaaaaaaagaaagaaagaaacccTCCAATAATTGTCATTATATTCAACAAATAAAGTTGTTTTCCTAAATATATAAAAACGTTTCTTAAAATTatagttttattaaaaaaaaaaaaccaaaaactttcttttcttttatatgaaatatctatttattACAAATTAATAAAGTTTGAacttactttcttttttttctctctttttagttTGAGCTTACTATATTTAACAACAATCTTTTATTCAAAAGTTTTAAATGCTATTAAATTATAAAGTTAATCTCCATCATcctttgaattttaaaaattaaagtgAAATATGATCCCAAAATTAAACAACTATTCATTTAGTTATTGCACCCTTTAATTTTTATTGTATCACATCTTTTAAAAAGACAACTTAGTGACATGTAATAAGTCGGGATAGGATTTATCTCTATAACTATAATATTATtctaataataaagttttttttttaaatc containing:
- the LOC103482864 gene encoding protein BRANCHLESS TRICHOME translates to MEDEMNDDNTNSPSWKLYENPFYITPSHHHHHRHHRHQTSHKSSINTNNNNQLQFYCLKFSSSSSSSSNSCDLFPTKRRMDSELDLARSQIVELKTQLRYERKARKKLESLTKRLAKELDEERKQREAMEGLCQELAREISSHEAQIDLMKKEIEDERKMLRLAEVLREERVQMKLAEVKIVFEHMLSEIESGTTTNNNTTTTAIFSDFSTKLKHTVADNNPSANSDNNNADGDDDDESSLRESMRSDAIACRNMGVRRSISPEMENNNPHIVRGIKGFVEFRRVVRTKGSKLSRDSEAKLECQKAQLKVLLKQKHTLRSDNLIIT
- the LOC103482865 gene encoding uncharacterized protein At3g28850; this encodes MGCASSHLLNHDDDFPQLGSAALTHHFVSLTSTTYGLLNLDPPSAAAPPPLPIPVKSLRSDPEVINSWELMDGLDADSFRFSLLSQSKQFALKNDIDSNKENSNPNLPTQIVESSVLRPSSRPAAAAAPVAIPSPVKHLLDRYETLCPPSGENRVVVYTTTLRGIRKTFEECNAVRAAMEGAGVQICERDVSMDRGFREELKELMKGRGQEAMVPPRVFIRGKYIGDGEKVLKMVEEGVLGELLEGLPKIKAGSVCEGCGNARFLPCFQCNGSCKLVMGVKKEGHHRHGRKGIVVKCPDCNENGLVLCPICS